One part of the Lotus japonicus ecotype B-129 chromosome 2, LjGifu_v1.2 genome encodes these proteins:
- the LOC130736237 gene encoding putative F-box protein At1g67390, translated as MKDRVLKAEEKQDFISKLPDEILSIIISYLHVDEAVRCNVLSTRWEGMWKLAPHMEFDAKHMIKPLSQLLHKRKSHKVPCFHPDPSKNKQVSRDEICKPDFSPGLFSGLCSLELVNYTIDSWAAFEGCINLKNLKLERIYLNDISLSGILEACKGLENFSLVESTGFQTLIIVKSSLRVLQLQALCLDEVEINCPNLEVLQLDSVKCPLQHLIINAPSLRTFHSYCYSIFARLLPINEGRYVLKTHEILAHCSSSLSESPNGNFLQNLSNMSMDLNLNCISEVMDLSLVLRFCTNLQTLEVALPTLTHKNSDHGSSDDCATPYPISMLFESCHCIHKMLKSVYIRRFRGKEHEMEFVKYIITRATMMKKITIKSKNSKREAESLLSLPKASRNLCINLKINVNPMK; from the exons ATGAAAGATAGGGTATTGAAAGCTGAAGAGAAACAAGATTTTATCAGCAAGCTTCCTGATGAAATCTTGAGCATCATAATTTCTTACCTTCATGTTGATGAAGCTGTTAGATGCAATGTTCTCTCTACGAGATGGGAAGGTATGTGGAAACTAGCTCCACACATGGAATTCGATGCAAAGCACATGATCAAGCCATTATCCCAGCTTCTTCATAAGAGGAAATCTCACAAAGTACCTTGTTTCCATCCTGATCCATCCAAGAACAAACAAGTCTCAAG AGATGAAATTTGTAAGCCTGATTTCTCACCCGGGTTGTTTAGTGGTTTGTGCTCACTTGAATTGGTTAATTACACAATTGATTCTTGGGCTGCATTTGAGGGCTGCATCAACCTCAAGAATCTTAAATTGGAGAGGATTTACTTGAATGATATAAGCCTAAGTGGGATTTTAGAAGCATGTAAAGGCTTGGAGAATTTTAGTTTGGTTGAGTCCACTGGGTTTCAGACACTCATCATTGTGAAATCAAGCCTTAGAGTTTTACAACTCCAAGCTTTATGTTTGGATGAGGTAGAAATTAATTGCCCCAATCTTGAAGTGCTGCAGCTTGATTCTGTAAAATGTCCACTGCAACATTTAATTATTAATGCTCCAAGCCTAAGGACTTTTCATTCTTACTGCTACTCCATTTTTGCAAGACTTCTTCCCATTAATGAAGGTAGATATGTTCTGAAAACCCATGAGATTCTTGCACACTGCAGCAGTTCTCTTTCG GAATCTCCAAATGGTAATTTCCTTCAAAATTTGTCAAACATGTCAATGGATTTGAATTTGAACTGCATAAGTGAAGTCATGGATCTATCTTTGGTCTTGAGATTTTGTACCAATTTACAAACACTGGAAGTTGCTCTGCCG ACTTTGACTCATAAAAACTCTGACCATGGTAGCTCTGATGATTGTGCAACACCATACCCTATATCGATGCTTTTTGAGTCGTGCCATTGTATTCATAAGATGCTGAAGTCTGTGTACATAAGAAGGTTTAGAGGGAAAGAACATGAAATGGAATTTGTGAAGTATATAATAACAAGAGCAACCATGATGAAAAAGATTACAATAAAATCAAAGAACTCAAAGAGAGAGGCTGAAAGTTTGCTATCACTTCCCAAAGCTTCCCGCAATCTCTGCATCAATTTGAAGATTAATGTCAATCCTATGAAATAG